In Mixta intestinalis, the following are encoded in one genomic region:
- a CDS encoding Glu/Leu/Phe/Val family dehydrogenase, with product MEKLSYASESGTSAWNTYLQQIDRVAPYLGELSRWIDTLRHPKRALIVDIPLQMDDGTIRHFEGFRVQHNLSRGPGKGGIRYHPDVDLNEVMALSAWMTIKCAAVNLPYGGAKGGIRVDPFSLSEGELERLTRRYTSEIGLIIGPQRDIPAPDVGTNGKVMAWMMDTYSMNHGTTITGVVTGKPIHLGGSLGREKATGRGVFVTGREVAGRAGIGIEGAKIAVQGFGNVGSEAARLFAEAGARVIAIQDHTATLFNADGIDLTALSAWQNSHKQIAGFPGAQNIDSEAFWTVEMDIFIPAALEGQITRQRAEKLSCKLVLEGANGPTYPDADDILKARGITVVPDVICNAGGVTVSYFEWVQDMASFFWSEEEINARMDKIMTDAMVHVWDKAAEKECTLRTAAYIVACERILMARKDRGIYPG from the coding sequence ATGGAAAAGCTATCTTACGCGTCAGAAAGCGGTACATCGGCCTGGAACACCTACCTACAGCAAATCGATCGTGTTGCCCCTTACCTGGGTGAGTTATCACGCTGGATTGATACGCTGCGCCATCCGAAACGCGCTCTGATTGTTGATATCCCCCTACAGATGGACGACGGTACTATCCGCCACTTTGAAGGCTTCCGCGTTCAGCACAATCTTTCCCGGGGTCCAGGTAAAGGGGGTATTCGCTACCATCCTGACGTGGACCTGAATGAAGTAATGGCCCTCTCCGCATGGATGACCATTAAATGCGCCGCGGTCAACCTGCCTTACGGCGGGGCGAAGGGCGGTATTCGCGTCGATCCTTTCTCACTCTCAGAGGGCGAGCTGGAGCGCCTGACGCGCCGCTATACCAGCGAAATCGGCCTGATCATCGGCCCGCAGCGCGATATCCCGGCCCCGGATGTCGGCACCAATGGCAAAGTCATGGCGTGGATGATGGATACCTATTCCATGAACCACGGCACCACCATCACCGGCGTGGTGACCGGTAAGCCGATTCACCTCGGCGGCTCGCTGGGACGCGAAAAAGCTACCGGGCGCGGCGTGTTTGTTACCGGACGTGAAGTGGCCGGACGTGCCGGTATCGGCATCGAGGGCGCGAAAATCGCGGTACAGGGTTTTGGTAACGTAGGCAGCGAGGCGGCACGTCTGTTTGCCGAAGCGGGCGCGCGCGTGATTGCGATTCAGGATCATACCGCCACGCTGTTCAACGCTGACGGTATCGATCTGACCGCGCTCAGCGCATGGCAGAACAGCCACAAACAGATCGCTGGTTTCCCTGGCGCGCAAAATATCGACAGCGAAGCGTTTTGGACGGTGGAGATGGATATCTTTATTCCGGCGGCGCTGGAAGGCCAGATTACCCGCCAGCGTGCGGAAAAACTCAGCTGTAAGCTGGTGCTGGAAGGCGCAAACGGCCCGACTTACCCTGATGCGGACGATATCCTTAAAGCACGCGGCATTACCGTGGTGCCGGACGTTATCTGTAACGCCGGTGGGGTAACGGTCAGCTACTTCGAATGGGTACAGGATATGGCAAGCTTCTTCTGGAGCGAAGAAGAGATCAATGCGCGTATGGATAAGATCATGACGGATGCAATGGTACACGTGTGGGATAAAGCGGCAGAAAAAGAGTGTACGCTACGTACCGCTGCCTATATTGTCGCCTGCGAGCGTATCCTGATGGCGCGTAAAGATCGCGGTATCTATCCGGGTTAA
- a CDS encoding YceI family protein, giving the protein MLSMKKIAVPLALSLGLWAQFGHAAAQTYQLNPEHTSVVMSWSHFGFSHPTADISNVSGTLVFDSANPEKAKVEVKLPMDTLDTHVDALTKEFKAGEYFNTGTYPEATFRSTRVISKGNQQYEVQGDLTMKGVTRPVTLHATLNKQGEHPMLKKQAIGFDATAVVKRSEFGLAQYIPAVSDDVTLTISTEAYADK; this is encoded by the coding sequence ATGTTGAGCATGAAAAAAATAGCTGTGCCGCTGGCGCTGAGCCTGGGATTGTGGGCGCAGTTCGGCCACGCCGCCGCACAAACGTATCAGCTGAACCCGGAGCATACCTCTGTCGTGATGAGCTGGTCACATTTCGGTTTTTCCCACCCGACCGCAGATATTTCTAACGTTTCCGGCACGCTGGTTTTTGATAGCGCAAACCCGGAAAAAGCGAAAGTTGAAGTTAAACTGCCGATGGATACGCTGGATACCCACGTTGATGCGCTGACCAAAGAGTTTAAGGCGGGCGAGTATTTTAATACCGGCACTTATCCTGAAGCCACGTTCCGCAGCACCCGCGTTATCAGCAAAGGCAATCAACAATATGAGGTGCAGGGTGATTTGACGATGAAAGGCGTTACTCGTCCGGTCACGCTTCACGCCACGCTCAACAAACAGGGCGAGCATCCCATGCTCAAAAAACAGGCTATTGGTTTTGACGCTACGGCAGTGGTGAAACGTTCTGAGTTTGGCCTGGCACAGTATATTCCTGCCGTCAGCGATGACGTCACCCTGACAATTTCCACCGAAGCCTACGCGGATAAATAA
- a CDS encoding amino acid permease: MTLPSPLRPPSSGAQDETPQHLARGLSGRHIQLISLGGAIGTGLFMGAGKTIAVSGTSILITYAVVGFFMYMVMRAMGELLLTRMDYRSFADFVSDYLGPKASFFLGWSYWLSWVVTCIADVVVCGAYVQYWLPEISAWIPALLTLGLLFVFNMLSVKMFGEAEFWFAMIKIIAIVALIAAGLWMIATGWVSPDGVRASAGNITDPAVFMPHGMMGFFAGFQIAIFAYTGVELLGTMSAETRTPETILPRAIRAIPLRIIIFYVLSMMVIIGVTSWQHVSPETSPFVTLFDKAGLPAAAALINFVALTSTMSSANSGVYCSTRMLYGMSLEKHAHRQFRILSRATAIPVRSLLFSCFCMLSGTLLLFLVPNVMRLFTIVSTLSAILVIYSWGMILIAYLIYRKRRPDLHQRSAFKMPAGIVMSWLSLIFFLFSLVIMVFDPDTLMALCSMPFWFLLLAMFWRLKLRRQQARQMQRSWAARTNA; this comes from the coding sequence ATGACCTTACCATCCCCCCTGCGCCCGCCCTCTTCCGGCGCGCAGGATGAAACACCGCAACATCTGGCCCGCGGCCTGAGCGGACGACATATCCAGCTGATCTCGCTGGGTGGTGCCATCGGCACCGGATTGTTTATGGGCGCGGGCAAAACCATCGCCGTTTCCGGTACATCAATTCTGATCACCTATGCGGTGGTGGGATTCTTTATGTATATGGTGATGCGGGCAATGGGCGAACTGCTGCTAACCCGCATGGATTACCGTTCGTTCGCTGATTTCGTTTCTGATTATCTGGGGCCGAAGGCCAGCTTCTTTCTGGGCTGGTCATACTGGCTGAGCTGGGTGGTTACCTGTATCGCCGACGTGGTGGTATGCGGTGCCTATGTGCAGTACTGGCTGCCGGAAATTTCTGCCTGGATACCGGCGCTGTTAACGCTGGGGCTGCTGTTTGTGTTTAACATGCTGTCGGTGAAGATGTTTGGCGAGGCGGAATTCTGGTTTGCGATGATCAAGATTATCGCGATCGTCGCGCTGATTGCGGCAGGGCTGTGGATGATCGCTACCGGCTGGGTTTCGCCCGACGGCGTACGCGCTTCGGCGGGTAATATTACCGATCCGGCGGTGTTTATGCCGCACGGCATGATGGGCTTCTTCGCTGGTTTTCAGATCGCTATTTTCGCCTATACCGGCGTAGAGCTGCTGGGCACCATGTCTGCCGAAACCAGAACGCCGGAAACCATTCTGCCACGCGCTATCCGCGCTATTCCGCTGCGCATCATCATCTTCTATGTGCTGTCGATGATGGTGATTATCGGCGTAACTTCGTGGCAGCACGTCTCGCCGGAAACCAGCCCCTTCGTCACGCTGTTTGATAAAGCGGGCCTGCCTGCCGCCGCCGCGCTGATTAACTTTGTGGCGCTGACCTCCACCATGTCTTCAGCCAACAGCGGCGTCTACTGTAGCACCCGCATGCTCTACGGCATGTCGCTGGAAAAACATGCGCATCGGCAGTTTCGCATCCTGTCGCGTGCCACGGCGATCCCGGTACGTAGCCTGCTCTTCTCCTGCTTCTGTATGCTGAGCGGCACGCTGCTGTTGTTCCTGGTGCCCAACGTGATGCGGCTGTTTACCATCGTCTCTACGCTGTCGGCGATTCTGGTGATTTACAGCTGGGGGATGATCCTGATCGCCTATCTGATTTATCGCAAACGACGTCCGGACCTGCATCAGCGCTCAGCGTTTAAGATGCCTGCTGGTATTGTGATGAGCTGGCTGAGCCTGATCTTCTTCCTGTTTTCGCTGGTGATTATGGTGTTCGATCCCGATACGCTGATGGCGCTGTGCAGTATGCCGTTCTGGTTTTTGCTGCTGGCGATGTTCTGGCGGCTTAAGTTGCGCCGTCAGCAGGCCCGCCAGATGCAGCGATCCTGGGCCGCACGTACCAATGCTTAA
- a CDS encoding M10 family metallopeptidase C-terminal domain-containing protein has translation MATKTTRHSWFDSDAQAASSSTTSTGYYHNVPTVHYSISEAAVQLTRSGQSWNGYQVYNKPVSLSFAFIDNVAASPRGDKGIVAFNSAQKTAALQSLQAWADVANVHFTQVTSGARLTFANYTQFANGQQANDQAYAYLPSANKAGGTMWFDYNINNIRSPDKYEYGRQTLTHELGHALGLSHPGTYNSGTGVISYSASASYIEDSRQYTLMSYWSETNTGANFHGHYAVAPLLDDIAAIQRLYGANMSTRTGNTVYGFSSNSGRDYYSATNGTDALIFSVWDAGGNDTFNFSGYTQNQLINLNAGTFSNVGGLTGNVSIALGVVIENAIAGNGNDTLLGNSAANLLRGNGGADRLYGYDSNDTLYGDSGNDQLYGGNGNDLLYGGNGNDTLYGENGIDRLYGGENDDTLYGGNGNDTLYGENGIDRLYGGENDDALYGGNGNDTLYGENGNDRLYGGENDDTLYGGNGNDTLYGENGNDRLYGGSGNNALYGGNGNDQLFGDSGSDRLEGGAGNDRLYGGGGADKLYGGDGNDVFVFTRASDSLPALRDMIGDFTSGRDKIDLSALNGSAHPLHFVTNFTGKLGEMQMIWDVKAHLTHLSLNLSGDSHPDMTIDIAAHPNARLDFIV, from the coding sequence TTGGCTACAAAAACGACGCGTCACTCCTGGTTTGATTCTGACGCTCAGGCAGCAAGCAGTTCAACCACCAGCACCGGTTATTATCACAACGTCCCCACGGTACATTACAGCATCAGCGAAGCCGCCGTACAGCTTACCCGCAGCGGGCAGAGCTGGAACGGTTATCAGGTTTACAATAAACCGGTGTCGCTCAGCTTCGCTTTTATCGATAACGTGGCGGCCTCGCCGCGCGGCGACAAAGGCATTGTCGCCTTTAACAGCGCGCAGAAGACGGCAGCGCTCCAGTCGTTACAGGCCTGGGCGGATGTGGCTAACGTGCATTTTACCCAGGTAACCTCCGGTGCCCGGCTGACCTTTGCCAACTACACGCAGTTTGCCAACGGGCAACAGGCTAACGATCAGGCGTATGCCTATCTTCCCAGCGCCAATAAGGCTGGTGGGACGATGTGGTTTGATTACAACATCAACAATATTCGCTCGCCCGATAAATATGAATATGGCCGTCAGACGCTGACGCATGAGCTGGGTCACGCGCTGGGGCTGAGCCATCCGGGCACCTATAACAGCGGCACCGGCGTTATCTCTTACAGTGCCAGCGCCAGCTACATTGAGGATTCACGTCAGTACACGCTGATGAGCTACTGGAGCGAAACCAACACCGGCGCCAATTTCCACGGGCACTATGCCGTGGCACCGTTGCTGGATGATATTGCCGCGATTCAGCGCCTTTACGGCGCGAATATGAGCACGCGTACTGGCAACACCGTTTATGGCTTTTCTTCAAACAGCGGGCGTGACTACTACAGCGCGACGAACGGCACTGATGCGCTGATCTTCTCCGTCTGGGATGCCGGCGGCAACGATACCTTTAATTTTTCCGGCTACACCCAGAATCAGCTAATCAATCTTAACGCCGGAACCTTCTCTAACGTTGGCGGGTTGACGGGCAATGTCTCCATCGCGCTGGGCGTGGTGATTGAGAACGCCATTGCCGGTAACGGCAACGATACGCTGCTCGGCAACAGTGCCGCTAACCTGCTGCGCGGTAACGGCGGTGCCGATCGGCTCTATGGCTATGACAGTAACGATACGCTGTATGGCGATAGCGGCAATGACCAGCTTTATGGTGGTAACGGCAACGATCTGCTGTACGGCGGTAACGGCAACGACACGCTGTATGGCGAGAACGGTATTGACCGGCTCTACGGCGGTGAAAATGACGATACGCTGTACGGCGGTAACGGCAATGACACGCTGTATGGCGAAAACGGTATTGACCGGCTCTACGGCGGTGAAAATGACGATGCGTTGTACGGCGGCAACGGTAATGACACGCTGTATGGCGAGAACGGCAACGACCGGCTCTACGGCGGTGAAAATGACGATACGCTGTATGGCGGCAACGGCAATGACACGCTGTACGGCGAAAACGGCAACGATCGGCTCTACGGCGGAAGCGGCAATAACGCGCTGTATGGCGGTAATGGCAACGATCAGCTGTTTGGCGATAGCGGCAGCGATCGGCTGGAGGGAGGGGCGGGTAACGATCGTCTTTATGGCGGCGGTGGAGCGGATAAGCTCTACGGCGGCGACGGCAACGATGTGTTCGTCTTTACGCGCGCCAGCGATTCACTCCCGGCACTGCGGGATATGATCGGCGACTTTACCAGCGGGCGTGACAAAATCGATCTTTCCGCACTGAACGGCAGCGCGCATCCGCTGCATTTCGTTACAAACTTTACCGGCAAGCTCGGCGAGATGCAGATGATCTGGGATGTGAAGGCCCATCTGACCCACCTCAGCCTGAATCTGTCGGGGGATAGCCATCCCGATATGACGATTGATATCGCTGCGCATCCCAATGCGCGCCTCGATTTTATTGTTTAA
- the lysM gene encoding peptidoglycan-binding protein LysM: MGLFSFVKDAGEKLWDAVTHNTEQQDVKIKEHLQKTGIPDADKVQVEVKDGKATVTGEGLSQEAKEKILVAVGNVAGISDVDDKVAVAQPAEESRFYTVKKGDTLSAIAKEMYGNANEYNKIFEANKPMLSSPDKIYPGQTLRIPQ, translated from the coding sequence ATGGGTCTGTTTAGCTTTGTGAAAGACGCAGGAGAGAAACTGTGGGATGCGGTAACGCATAATACAGAACAGCAGGACGTTAAAATCAAGGAGCATTTACAGAAAACCGGCATTCCGGATGCGGATAAAGTGCAGGTTGAAGTTAAAGACGGCAAGGCAACGGTCACTGGCGAAGGTCTTAGCCAGGAAGCCAAAGAGAAGATCCTGGTAGCGGTAGGTAACGTTGCCGGTATCAGCGACGTCGACGATAAGGTTGCCGTGGCGCAGCCTGCCGAAGAGAGCCGTTTTTATACCGTGAAGAAAGGCGATACGCTGAGCGCTATTGCTAAAGAAATGTACGGCAACGCGAACGAATATAATAAAATCTTTGAAGCGAATAAGCCGATGTTGAGCAGCCCCGATAAGATCTATCCGGGACAAACGCTGCGCATTCCGCAATAA
- a CDS encoding FUSC family protein: MKWFSKNAVLFACKTSLAAFLALSIALLLNFEKPAWALTTVFVTSQLYAASTLSKSIFRLVGTLLGGLFIWLIYPETVQSPLLFSFCVSLWVTACLYLSLHDRTPKSYVFMLAGYSAAIMGFPDVTTPSAITFTVISRIEEITLGILCSTLIHRLLFPVSMQHLLEQSVDIWYQNARKLCNELITRPPQHKSLEREDILIQMANYPLNVETLITHCVYEGEAARQVIRLVSVQYQHLSYLLPTLTAIETRLSLLAELQIHFPASVTQVFQRFLLWLNHDRVSHVNAVRQALTEGQAALELAWRQGERSGEESMLLIGLLERLANVVRIVDAYQNVSARAGDLYSDSDAPLVNNPREHRHIDKGLLLLSSLTAFLATFLSSLYWIGSGWADGANAPLMASIISSFFASIDSPVTPMKLFVKGVVAALAVSLFYVGVLIPQANTLQALMMCLLPGLFALSLAIARPATNLIGLSVAIQIPGFIGLSHHYVPNLITTLNAAISSLVGILFAVTLTAIIRNKRPSWIAKRAVRKGIRDLLGFIKEIERNASSLLARQQFIARMLDRVNIILPRKRLDPDPELLAGGDLITEAWLGANCYDFYARHQQVLAQYRIESGQMLHELGLYLKRRMRSLQTRPHQSLLDELNDLLLTLEALAMRDCAALPPLVSLFNLRVSLFPQQRWPEKR, translated from the coding sequence ATGAAGTGGTTTTCAAAAAACGCGGTTTTGTTCGCTTGCAAAACCTCTCTGGCCGCGTTTCTGGCGTTATCTATTGCTCTTCTGCTGAATTTTGAAAAACCTGCCTGGGCGCTGACAACCGTTTTTGTCACGTCGCAGCTTTATGCCGCCTCAACCCTGTCGAAATCGATATTCCGTCTCGTCGGGACGCTGCTTGGCGGGCTGTTTATCTGGCTTATCTATCCTGAGACGGTACAGTCGCCGCTGCTGTTCAGCTTCTGCGTGTCGCTGTGGGTGACCGCCTGCCTGTACCTTTCGCTTCATGACCGCACGCCAAAAAGCTATGTCTTTATGCTGGCGGGCTACAGTGCGGCGATTATGGGATTTCCTGACGTGACTACGCCCTCGGCGATCACCTTTACGGTGATCTCGCGTATTGAGGAGATCACGCTGGGGATCCTCTGTAGCACCTTGATTCACCGGCTGCTGTTTCCGGTATCAATGCAGCACCTGCTGGAGCAGAGCGTGGATATCTGGTATCAGAATGCGCGTAAGCTTTGCAACGAACTGATTACCCGCCCGCCGCAGCATAAATCGCTGGAACGCGAGGATATCCTTATACAGATGGCCAACTATCCGCTTAACGTTGAGACGTTGATTACCCACTGTGTCTATGAAGGTGAGGCGGCGCGTCAGGTGATTCGGCTGGTCAGCGTTCAGTATCAGCACCTGAGCTATCTGTTGCCAACGTTGACCGCTATCGAAACCCGTCTGAGCCTGCTGGCAGAGTTGCAAATTCATTTTCCGGCCAGCGTGACGCAGGTTTTTCAGCGGTTTTTACTGTGGCTGAACCATGACCGCGTAAGCCATGTGAATGCGGTCAGGCAGGCATTAACCGAAGGCCAGGCCGCGCTGGAACTGGCGTGGCGTCAGGGCGAGCGCAGCGGTGAAGAGAGTATGCTGTTAATTGGCCTGCTGGAGCGGCTGGCTAACGTCGTGCGTATCGTTGATGCCTATCAGAACGTCAGTGCCCGCGCCGGCGATCTTTATAGCGACAGCGATGCGCCGCTGGTGAATAATCCGCGTGAACACCGGCATATTGATAAGGGATTGCTGCTGCTCTCATCGCTTACCGCTTTTCTGGCGACGTTCCTTTCCAGCCTTTACTGGATCGGCAGCGGCTGGGCGGACGGCGCTAACGCGCCGCTGATGGCGTCTATTATCAGCTCATTTTTCGCCAGCATCGATTCTCCCGTTACGCCGATGAAGCTGTTTGTAAAAGGCGTAGTCGCGGCGCTGGCGGTCAGCCTGTTTTACGTGGGCGTGCTGATCCCGCAGGCTAACACACTCCAGGCGCTGATGATGTGCCTGCTGCCGGGGCTGTTTGCGCTTAGCCTGGCAATCGCGCGCCCGGCAACTAACCTGATCGGCCTGAGCGTGGCGATCCAGATCCCCGGCTTTATCGGCCTTAGCCATCACTATGTGCCCAATTTAATTACGACGCTGAACGCGGCGATCTCCTCGCTGGTGGGCATTCTTTTCGCGGTGACGCTAACGGCGATTATTCGTAACAAACGGCCTTCATGGATTGCGAAGCGGGCGGTGCGTAAAGGTATCCGCGACCTGCTCGGTTTTATTAAGGAGATTGAACGCAACGCCTCTTCATTGCTGGCGCGTCAGCAGTTCATCGCCCGTATGCTGGATCGGGTCAATATCATTCTGCCGCGTAAGCGTCTCGATCCTGATCCGGAACTGCTGGCGGGCGGCGATCTGATTACTGAAGCCTGGCTGGGCGCTAACTGCTACGACTTCTATGCGCGCCATCAACAGGTGCTGGCGCAATATCGGATAGAGAGCGGGCAGATGCTGCATGAGCTGGGCCTCTATCTGAAGCGACGGATGCGCTCGTTACAGACGCGGCCTCATCAGAGCCTGCTGGATGAGCTGAACGATCTGCTGTTGACGCTGGAAGCGCTTGCCATGCGCGATTGTGCGGCGCTGCCGCCGCTGGTCTCGCTGTTTAACCTGCGCGTCTCGCTGTTTCCGCAGCAGCGCTGGCCGGAAAAGCGCTAA
- a CDS encoding thioredoxin family protein, which yields MTEFEALFKQGKSPEEFINTGTPEQIADLRRWQTLLASQSAAVEQALAPARQIGEGFRLLVAAEMWCPDCHRNIPPMALLCQRLPVSIAIITREEAQPFIDLLKIEKVKIPFAVVLDPAFTPRGLFIERPSPVVNGGEIELEAYRRGDLLAETISDITAILAAAQ from the coding sequence ATGACCGAATTTGAAGCGCTGTTTAAACAGGGAAAAAGTCCCGAAGAGTTTATCAATACCGGCACGCCGGAACAGATTGCCGATCTGCGCCGCTGGCAGACGCTGCTGGCGTCGCAAAGCGCGGCGGTAGAGCAAGCGCTGGCTCCCGCCCGACAGATCGGTGAGGGCTTTCGCCTGCTGGTAGCGGCGGAGATGTGGTGCCCCGACTGTCATCGTAACATTCCGCCGATGGCGTTGTTGTGTCAGCGCCTGCCGGTCAGCATCGCTATCATTACGCGTGAAGAGGCGCAGCCCTTCATCGATCTGCTGAAGATTGAAAAGGTAAAAATCCCGTTTGCGGTGGTACTGGACCCGGCTTTCACGCCGCGTGGTCTGTTTATCGAGCGGCCTTCCCCGGTGGTAAACGGTGGCGAAATCGAACTGGAGGCGTACCGCCGTGGCGATCTGTTGGCAGAAACCATCAGCGATATCACCGCGATCCTTGCCGCCGCGCAGTAG
- a CDS encoding zinc-dependent alcohol dehydrogenase, which translates to MRALCWNGVNDLRVETVADPALLNPHDAIIKVSLTTTCGSDLHVIDGLIPTMREGDILGHEFMGEVVEVGSAVKNIRRGDRVVVPSFISCGSCWYCQHELPSCCDNTNPHWEQGEPILGHATAGIYAYSHAFGGYAGSHAEYVRVPFADNDCFVVPDEVSDQQALFLSDAAPTGYMGADFCNIHPGDTVAVWGCGGVGLMAMQSAWLMGAHQVIAIDRYPERLAMARDYAGAITLDYSKADIHEALLELTGGRGPDSCIDAVGMEARGEGLSQVYDRTKQLLHLETDVGAALRQALYSCRKGGNISILGVYGVMDKFPLGLMINKSLTIRTAQQHGQRYMHRLLDHVAKGELNPAFMATHHFSLEEAPKGYEMFKNKEDGCVRAVFMP; encoded by the coding sequence ATGCGAGCGCTTTGCTGGAATGGCGTAAACGATCTACGCGTAGAAACCGTCGCGGACCCGGCGCTGCTGAATCCGCACGATGCCATTATTAAAGTGAGTTTGACCACCACCTGCGGCTCGGATCTGCACGTTATTGACGGGCTGATCCCCACCATGCGCGAAGGCGATATTCTCGGTCACGAGTTTATGGGGGAAGTGGTGGAAGTCGGCAGCGCAGTCAAAAATATCAGGCGCGGCGATCGGGTGGTGGTTCCCTCTTTTATTTCCTGTGGCTCCTGCTGGTATTGCCAGCACGAACTGCCCTCCTGTTGCGATAATACCAACCCGCACTGGGAACAGGGCGAGCCGATATTAGGTCATGCAACGGCGGGCATCTACGCTTACAGCCACGCTTTCGGCGGCTACGCCGGATCCCACGCGGAGTATGTACGCGTTCCGTTCGCCGATAACGACTGTTTCGTGGTGCCAGACGAGGTCAGCGACCAGCAGGCGCTGTTTCTCTCCGATGCAGCACCAACTGGCTATATGGGCGCGGATTTCTGCAATATTCATCCCGGCGATACCGTAGCGGTCTGGGGCTGCGGCGGCGTTGGTCTGATGGCGATGCAGAGCGCCTGGCTGATGGGGGCGCATCAGGTCATCGCCATCGATCGCTATCCGGAACGGCTGGCAATGGCACGCGATTATGCCGGGGCGATTACGCTCGATTACAGCAAGGCCGATATTCATGAAGCCTTGCTGGAGCTGACCGGCGGACGCGGCCCCGATAGCTGTATTGACGCGGTTGGCATGGAAGCACGCGGCGAAGGGCTGAGTCAGGTTTACGATCGCACGAAACAGCTGCTGCATCTGGAAACGGATGTTGGCGCGGCGCTGCGTCAGGCGCTCTACTCCTGTCGTAAAGGCGGCAATATCTCGATTCTGGGCGTTTACGGCGTGATGGATAAATTCCCGCTGGGGCTGATGATCAATAAAAGCCTGACGATTCGTACCGCTCAGCAGCATGGACAGCGCTATATGCATCGCCTGCTCGATCATGTTGCCAAAGGTGAACTCAATCCTGCCTTTATGGCCACGCATCATTTTTCGCTGGAAGAGGCGCCAAAAGGCTACGAGATGTTTAAGAATAAAGAGGATGGCTGCGTCAGAGCGGTATTTATGCCCTGA
- the ahr gene encoding NADPH-dependent aldehyde reductase Ahr — MKIKSYAAMEAGQALTLYEYEAAPLNAEDVEVDVDYCGVCHSDLSMIDNEWGVSQYPLIAGHEVIGRVSALGEAAKNKGLTIGQRVGIGWTAKSCEHCDACINGDQVNCLNGSVPTIANKGGFAEKLRANWQWVIPLPEKLDAATAGPLLCGGITVFKPLLMHNITATSRVGVIGIGGLGHIAIKILHAMGAEVTAFSSSPDKKQSILDMGADHVVNSRDPEALKQLAGQFDLILSTVAVDLDWQPYFAALAPRGNFHTVGAVMKPFEVSAFSLILGDRAVTGSSTGSPGQLRSLLKLASRADIAPKVEYFPMSKINDALEHVRAGKANYRVVLKADF, encoded by the coding sequence GTGAAAATCAAAAGCTACGCAGCGATGGAAGCAGGTCAGGCGCTGACCCTGTATGAATATGAAGCCGCGCCGCTGAACGCTGAAGATGTCGAGGTCGACGTGGATTACTGCGGCGTGTGCCACTCCGATCTTTCGATGATCGATAATGAATGGGGCGTGTCGCAATATCCGCTGATTGCCGGTCATGAAGTGATCGGGCGCGTCTCTGCACTGGGCGAAGCAGCGAAAAACAAAGGGCTGACCATTGGTCAGCGCGTCGGCATTGGCTGGACGGCGAAAAGCTGCGAGCACTGTGATGCCTGCATTAACGGCGACCAGGTGAACTGCCTGAACGGCAGCGTGCCGACTATCGCCAACAAGGGCGGCTTCGCCGAGAAGCTGCGCGCCAACTGGCAGTGGGTGATCCCGCTACCGGAAAAACTGGATGCTGCTACCGCTGGTCCGCTGCTGTGCGGCGGCATCACGGTATTTAAACCGCTGCTGATGCATAACATCACCGCTACCAGCCGCGTCGGCGTTATCGGTATCGGCGGCCTGGGTCATATCGCGATTAAAATCCTGCACGCGATGGGCGCAGAGGTCACCGCGTTCAGCTCCTCGCCGGATAAAAAGCAGTCCATTCTTGATATGGGTGCTGATCATGTGGTTAACAGCCGTGACCCGGAAGCGCTGAAGCAGCTGGCGGGACAGTTCGATCTGATCCTGAGCACCGTCGCGGTCGATCTCGACTGGCAGCCTTACTTTGCTGCTCTCGCGCCGCGCGGCAATTTCCATACCGTTGGTGCTGTGATGAAGCCGTTTGAGGTTTCTGCTTTTAGCCTGATTCTCGGCGACCGGGCGGTAACCGGCTCCTCTACCGGTTCACCGGGCCAGCTGCGTTCGCTGCTGAAGCTGGCATCACGCGCCGATATTGCGCCGAAGGTGGAATATTTCCCGATGTCAAAAATCAACGACGCGCTGGAGCACGTGCGTGCCGGTAAAGCGAACTATCGTGTGGTGCTGAAAGCGGATTTCTGA